A region of the Peromyscus leucopus breed LL Stock chromosome X, UCI_PerLeu_2.1, whole genome shotgun sequence genome:
ATGTCAAACTGGATCCAAGGGCAGCAGGAACTACTGCTGCCATGTCCAAGAAGGAAGGTGCATGTTCTCAGCGGAGAGCAGGCTAGGGGCAGTGTTGTGATGACATGGACACTATCACTGGCAGGCAGTGCAGAAGCAAGAACAGCAGACAGTCAGGGTGACGTGCGTGCAAAACTTGTTGCAGCCCTagtagaggatgtggagaaagtagGGATACTCCTAGATGCTAGCTGGAGCCCTGGGCACATGGTTGGACCACTGTGGAATGGAAAGCCCAGGGTGAAAGTAGGATCATTAGAGCAAGTTTTGCTGCTCTAATTGGTGACTGGATCCTAGAGCTTAGAGCTTGGGAGGTCCCAGGTGTAAAGTGCCCCCCAAAGAGAGGTAACAGCAAGGGCATGGGCAGACAGGAGGTGAGCTAGCCTAGTCAgaaaaggtggaagaagaaaggcatGGCACTTCCAGAAGTAGGGTGCAGTCAACTGAAGCCCCTGACTCAATAAACCAATAAATGGGCCTTTACCTCAAAGCTAGAGGGCTTTAAGGATGGGCCTTGTGTCTACCCCATCCTACTCTGTTCCCCAGGACCCTGTCCTGCTAAGCCTGAGTCCTCAGTGGGGTCCCCAGTCAGGGGGTACCCAGCTCACCATCCATGGGCAGTACCTCCAGACAGGAGGCAACATCAGGGCCTTTGTAGGTGACCAACCTTGCCTCATGTAAGTATCCAACACAGCTCACCTGTCAAAATGAGCCTGGCCACTGTCAAATGGAGGACCATCCTATACAATGGGGCAGTGCATTCAAGGCTTCCTTGAAATTCTAAACGAAGTGGTACTAGCAACCTCTGCCCCTGCTGAGGGAAGCATGTGGGTCTCTTCCTGAAGGACTGGGCCAGGTCTAAGGCTGAGCCCAAAGTAAGAATATCCCTTCCCCTGCAGCCAGGAGCCTGTGTGTCCTGAAGCCATCATATGCCACACCATGCCccaagcagagccaggagaagcAGTAGTCCTTGTAGTCTTTGGACATGTTGAGCGCAAACTGCTCACCACCCCATTTCGATATACTACCaatccccagctggtggcagcAGAGCCTAGTGTCAGTTTTCGGGGGTGAGTACTTGGCCAACCTGCAGTGGACTACTGGAAAGATAGGGTACTAAGGCTGAGCTACCCAAGATCCTCTCAACTCTCTGACTTCCATCCTGGCACAGGGGTGGACGACTGATTCGAGTCAGGGGTATAGGCCTAGATGTCGTGTGGCAGCCCTTGCTGTCTGTGTGGCTGGAGGATGAGGACCAGGTAAAGGCTTTGGGGGGCCAGGGCCAGGATGTGAACCCAAGGAGGAACTGCGGTGCCCCTGCTGCAGATCCCCAGGGTTGTATCCAGCTTGAGAGTGGCTTGCTACAGGTGAGTCCCCTACCACCACTAGCAGAGAATAGGGTCATCCCCAGGGAATGCTTAGTGAGGGGGCAGGGACGATCACCGAGACCACTCACTGATCTGCATTTCTATCCCCTCCAGTGCTCCACTCTGTGCTCTGTTAACTCATCTAGCCTCCTCCTGTGCCGCAGTCCAGCAGTGCCAGATGGGGCCATCCCAAAGAGGGTCTTCTTTGCCTTAGACAACATGCAAGTAGACTTTGCCAGTGCTAGTGGGGGCCAGGGATTTCTGTACCAGCCTAACCCTCGCCTGGTCCCACTTAGTCATGAAGGACTCACTCACCCTTACCGCCTCAAGCCAGGTCATGTCCTGGATGTGGAGGTAGGTGTGCCACCAGTGTGCCATTGCTTGGGCACTCATCACCCTgaggaggatgggggtgggattcCACAAGCTCAGGCTCCTGCTATGTGTCCCAGGGCGAGGGCCTCAACTTAGGGATCAGCAAGGAGGAGGTGCGGGTGCACATTGGGGATGGAGAGTGCCTGGTGAAGACGCTGACGCTTACTCATTTGTACTGCGAGCCACCCCACCACGCCCCTCAGCCTGCCAATGGTTCAGGCACCCTGCCTCAGTTCGTGGTGAGTGTGCGCCCCTGGTGGAGGGCCAGCATACTGTAGGCCCATGCTCAGGAGCCCTGCTCCCCCAGGTGCAGATGGGCAATGTGCGCCTGGCTCTGGGCCCTGTCCAGTATGAAGCAGAGCCCACGATGGCCACCTTTCCTGTGGAGGCCCAGgtgggcctgggcctgggtgcTACTGTGCTGATTGCTGCGGTTCTCCTCCTCACACTCATGTACAGGTGAGGATGCTCCCTCTTCAGCACATGTGGGCAAATTTCCCATGGCAGGCCCCAGGCCAGAGGCCATCCTAGTCTGGGCCTGTGGCTGATGCCTAACCTCTGGCTCCAGGCACAAGAGCAAGCAGGCCCTGAGAGACTATCAGAAGGTGCTGGTGCAGCTGGAGAACCTGGAGACTGGTGTGGGCGACCAGTGTCGCAAGGAGTTCACAGGTGTGTGAGGGTACAggtgggaggacagggaatcCACCAGGCCTGAACCCACATCTTTATGGGTCCTGGCCTGCAGACCTGATGACTGAGATGACAGACCTCACCAGTGACCTAGAGGCCAGTGGGATACCCTTCCTGGATTACCGGACATATGCTGAGCGTGCCTTCTTCCCCGGCCATGGTGGCTGCCCACTGCAGCCAGAGCTTGAAGGGCCTGGGGAAGAAGATCGCTGTGCCACTATGCACCAGGGCCTTACACAACTCTCCAATTTGCTCAACAGCAAGCTCTTCCTTCTCACAGTGAGAGCCACATGGATGGTGGGGACAGACAGGGAAGGGGAGTCTCAGCTGGtagggaggtggggctggggactGGCCAGACACAGGTAGGGACATGGCCACAGAATAGGGATGGTATGGGGCTTTGTGGAGTGAATACCAACTTCCTGCCTAGCTCATCCAcactctggaggagcagccaaaCTTTTCCCAGAGGGACCGCTGCCATGTGGCTTCACTGCTTTCCCTGGCTCTGCACAGCAAGCTTGAGTACTTGACCGACATCTTGAGAACTCTGCTTGGTGACCTAGCAGCCCATTATGTACACAGGAACCCTAAGCTCATGTTACGCAGGTTGGCCTTGacctgggtgtgggggcagggacagGGGCTCATCTCTGACCCATTCCCAATATATGCTGAGTGGGATCTGGCCCTGAGATCAAGAGCCAAGAACTCTAGGAGTGGGGTCAGAGAGAATTGTAGAATTATCCTCACCAGGGCCCTGGGACCTCCTTCACACAGGACAGAGACCATGGTAGAGAAGCTGCTCACCAACTGGCTATCCATCTGTCTCTATGACTTCTTAAAGGTGAGGGCACTTTCCAGCATGCCTCCCCAACACTTAGAAACTTCTGCCTGCTTGTGGTCTCCATAACTGCTGCCCCAATTCCCCAGGACCCCTGGCTGAGGCTTAGGGTGGGTCATCAAATGAAGGTCATGAGATCCTGTTCTCTGCTTGGTGGATCCATGAGAGGCCTAGGACAAGAGTGCTGGATAAGGGAAGGCATTGTGCTCCTTCTCCAGCTGACTGTTAAGCAGGGACAAAAAGGGCTTGGGGCCCAGCCCAGGGGCCTGTGTTAGCTGGCTGGCCTTTGCTAATCCTTGCTGTAGGCTGCTAACTACCCCTCCCAGTCCCACTATGTCCTCTGCTGGGCTTTACTGGGTCCATTAGCCCTGTGACCAATGTCCGGCACATCTTAACGGTTGTAGGAAGTGGCTGGTGAGCCACTGTACATGCTCTTCCGGGCCATCAAGTACCAGGTGGACAAGGGCCCTGTGGACGCTGTGACAGGCAAAGCAAAACGAACTCTGAATGATAGCCATCTGCTACGAGAGGATGTGGAGTTCCGGCCCTTGACCTTGATGGCACTAGTGCGACCTGAGTCTTGTGGGGTAGCAGGGAACAGCGAGGTGCAGCGAATGCCAGCCCGGGTGCTTGACATAGACACCATAACCCAAGTCAAGGAGAAGATGTTAGATCAAGTCTACAAGGGAACCCCCTTCTCCCAGAGGCCTTCAGTGCACTCCTTAGACCTTGGTGAGAAAGCCAGCCTTACTCCCTGCTCACCCACTGCTCCTCCCACACCTGCAGTTGCTCAGTTACTGCTAATAAGGAACTCAGGAAGCAGGCTGTGGGCTTATGGGCTTCTCTGAGTCCTTCTAGAGTGGCGCTCAGGACTAGCTGGTCACCTAACCCTGTCAGATGAGGACTTGACCTCCGTGACTCAAAACCACTGGAAGAGACTCAACACCCTGCAACACTACAAGGTGCTAATGGGCAGCAACAGGACAAGGTTGATGGGCAGGGACTGCCTCCAGAATTAACATGTGAAGGGAGCCCCTTTGCTTTCATTCCCCATCTGCAGGTCCCAGATGGAGCAACAGTGGTGCTCATTCCTCAGCTGCACAATGGTGACACTGTCTCCCAGAGACTGGGCCAGACTGGCTGCCCCTCTGGAGAGAGTGAGTCCCTTGGTCTAGACATGCTCATCTGCCAGGAGCACCAGCAGTGTTCGGGTGACCCAGGGTTAGATTCACTAGAACCCCAGGCTGGGCCAGTAGTCCTGGCCATCCTATCTGCCTCATCTGGGTTTCCTACTCCTCCTTGCCAGTGGGGTAGCCAAATCTCTAGGCTGAATCAAGTTGTGGAAATTCTGGATGCATGGGATGTCAGGATGAGCAAGTTCCTGAACCACCTCTCCCTCGTCCCATACCTtctccctccttgctctttccTCAACTCCACCCCAAGAGAAGTATGGGCTATATATCTTAGGTTGCATGTTGAGGGCAGAAGCATGGGGCTGAGGCCAAGGTTCTGTGCTCTTAGACATCCCCATGCTGGAAGATGGCGATGAGGGTGGAGTTAGGCTCTGGCACCTGGTGAAGGCCACTGAGGAGTCAGAAGGAGCCAAAGTGCGGCACAGCAGCCTCCGGGAACGAGAACGAGAACGGGCAGGAGCCAAGGCCATTCCTGAAATCTATCTCACCCGTTTACTTTCAATGAAGGTTGGTGCTGCCAGGGGAGCCAGGCAATGGAACAGGGTTGTCAAGGAATTATGACTGAGTTGAAGAGGAGGTGTGGTTCTGATGAAGCAGGGGTTAGCTCCCTTCACACCCTGCCTTCATATGGTCCTCATGACCTGCCTGCAGAGAACCTTGCAGAAGTTTGTGGATGACACCTTCCAGGCCATTCTTAGCGTGAATCGGCCTGTGCCTATTGCTGTTAAGTACCTATTTGACTTCCTGGATGAGCTGGCAGAGAAACATGGCATAGAGGATCCAGAGACCCTGCACATTTGGAAGACAAACAGGTACCTTTCCTGTTGacccctctccttcccactgtGTTGGTGGTCTATTGAATTTAAAAGGACATGTCCTCATCACGACAGGGTAGCAAgtccaagacaggaactcagactTTACAGCATCATCCTGAGTATCTGCCCTCACTCCCCAGCCTGGACTAATAATGGGAGAGTCCAAGCTCAGGTCACTTGGGCCATGAGGACAGCTTCTCATTGAAAACAAAGCCTGAGTTCCCTGCTGCCTAGGTCCCCAGCTTCAGGACAGACACCTATGTGGAGGAGTGGGGAGCTGAAATACAAGGGGAGGTCGCCACAACAGCAGGCCAGGCCTCATCTCCATACCTGACCTGTACCTACAGCCTACTGCTGCGATTCTGGGTGAATGCCTTGAAGAACCCACAGCTCATTTTTGATGTGCGGGTGTCAGACAACGAGGATGCCATCTTGGCTGTCATTGCACAGACCTTCATCGACTCCTGCATGGTCTCGGAGCATAAAGTGGGCAGGGTGAGGGCATAAGTAGGCTACTGGAGGCAAATAGAAGAAAAGTTTGTGGGGAAACCCAGTACAGAGCCTGGGTGCTGAGAGGGATGGTGTCATGGAAGTGGTACAGGTGGCTCTCCTACCCCCTGTTTACACTTCTCATCTCCTCTACCTGGAGCAGGATTCCCCAGTGAACAAACTGCTCTATGCCCGGGAGATCCCTCGATACAAGCAGATGGTGGAGAAGTAGGTATCAGAGCCTTTGGGGCTGGGGATCAGAGATACAGGCTCCTAACCCTGCTGACTTCTCCAGGTACTATGCAGACATTCACCAGAGCTCTCCAGCGAGCTATCAGGAGATGAACTCAGCTCTGGCTGAACTCTCTGGGGTGAGGCATGGCCCAGGGGACCTAGTCCTCCACATTTAGGGGGAGAGTAACTGGCAGAGTAGGAGTGGAGGGCCTTGGGTCTTGAGGTCTGGGATAAGATACTCACTGCCCTCCACATGCTACTCATAGAACTACACCTCTGCTCCCCACTGTCTGGAGGCTCTTCGAGAACTTTACAACCACATCCACAGGTATTATGACCAGGTGAGGCCAGAGCACTCTTGAGGGGAGCGGGTAGGCACTTGGAGGAGGTGTAGCTAAGACAATGACCCACAGAACCTCCCTGATGGGAAGATAGGGTTGGGGGTGGCCCAATCCAGATAaagggaatgaaggaagggagcCATCATGTGCTGGAAGGGCCCAGGTTGGGAGGTAGCCCTGGTTTTCACCAGGGCCTCCCTGGGCTGGTCTCCAGGAGAGCCCCTACTCTATCACCCAGGCCCTTGTTGAGATGGAGAAAGGACTGGATAGCCCTGGTCTGATGGGCAGAGGAGTGGGATTTCAGGCAGGTATACTCTACTGCCCTGACAGATTATCAGTGCCCTGGAGGAGGACCCCGTGGCCCAGAAGATGCAGCTGGCTTGCCGCCTGCAGCAGATCGCTGCCCTGGTGGAGAACAAAGTGACTGACTTGTGAACAAGAGCCACAGTGGTTACCTGAGACCTGCCAGCTTATAGAACAGTAGGCAGGATCCACGACCAAAGTGCTATATGTCCCTGACCAGGCAGTTCCTGAGGAGGGGTCAGCAGGACTATATAGAGTGCCTTCCATCACCCATCTGGCTTGTTTCTAATTTATAATGATCCCTACCATCTTTCCCActgtatttatttgcttgctgGAAAATCACATctggaaataaaatagaaacacatctttaaaaaaacaaaaaaacagtccTAATTCACCACCCCTGCTTTTCCCTGCCAAGTGTGAACTCTCAGTACTCCCTGGGGCTAAGGTGAGAGGCATGAATAAGGGTTGTGGGGGAACAACCTGCATCTTCACCTTCTAGATCTAGGATGCTACTTCTCCCAATACCAGGGTTTACTCCCCAGACACACCCAGACTCTGCACAGGGCTTCTCTACAAGCCTTTCGTCTGTTCACCTTTGCCCTTGGTCCAATGGCTGTAATCTGCCATCATTGGGGAAAGAAGTAACTAATCCTTCCATACTTTGCTCTGTCCCTCATTTCCTGACCTCTCAAGCCCGGCAGGGAGGCTATCGTCTCCATCTATGctagccctattttttttttttaagatttatttatgtattatgtatacagtgttctgcttgaatGTATGCTtagataccagaagagggcaccagatctcactatagatggttgtgagccactatgtggttactggaaattgaacccaggatcgctggaagagcagccaggagcCAATGCtattaacctctaagccatctctccagctccaccagttcttttcttttctttttttaatcataggACATTGGATAAAGTGTCTCCTACCTTGGGATAAGCACTGCCACTGCCAAGTCCCTTCCACTTCCTTCAGAAGTTTCTGGTTGGCTTCCTAGCTTCACTTTTGCCCCCCTTTTCTCATGTAGAAGCAATTAGAGTGGGTTCTCTAcctcttacactctttttttaaaaaaatttaatgtatgtatatggatgttttgcctgcacgtatgtctgtacCTCCCTTGTGTGCCTGATGtccaggaaggccagaagagggtatcagatcctctgggagctggggttacaaacatgtgagctatcatgtgggtgctgggaattgaacttggacaATAGTAGCCAGtattcttgaccactgagccatctctccaacccattttttgtttttaaagataaggtcccatgcatcccaggctggccttgaacttgctatgtatctggggatgaccttgaatttctgatccttctgagtactgagattacaggcacattcCACCACAACTGGTTTATGAAGGGCTGGGGATCAgtcccagggcttcatacatacTGGGCATCACTTGCCAACTGAATAGACTGTCCCAAGTCCCAGAGTTGAGTTTCTAAAGAGCAAAAGTACTTGTCCACTTTGCTGGAACTCCCCAGTGATATTCATAAACTCCAGATGAGGTTCTCAGTTGTTTCCCCAGTTCTAGAATTTTGTAGCATGCCAGCACATGACAGTCTCCAGTGTGCCTGTGTTGCTCTGAATGTTTCTGGGAACTTAATGCTTCCTGACTCCCTCAGTTACCATCCAGCTTATGGTCAGCAActgcagggtttttgttttcctggtggACGTGGCAAAGCTGGCCCACAGCAGGTACCTGCAAATGTTGCTGGAGACAGTCATCAAAGGCATAGGTGGCCAGCTCTGGAGCTAGGGGTAAGAGGCTATGCAAGTCAATGGTGATCTGAGGGGCCTGTTGCCTCTGATGGGAAGAATGAATTGCCTTTAACTCTTGCCCTTGACCCTTGCTCAGCCACATTTAGGGGTGATCTGGGCTCCCACCTGTATGGGGGAGGTCTgtgaattacaaaaaaaaaaaaaaaaaaaaaaaaaaaaaaaaaagctggaatcAGGGCAGAGAATGATCAAAGAGTGAGGTTCAGATGGGATTGGTAGGGGTCACCTAGAAGAATATTCACATGGTAGTGGGAAGTTCAAGAATGTATCAAGTGCCATGCAGCATTTGGAGAGAGCTCAGCCTAAGGATCTGATCACCATGTCAACTACATTCTTTCATAGGAGCCTCCTTTCCCCACAGCCCTACGGTGCAGGAGCTACAGACTGCTCCATCTCCATGTAGATGTTTTCtttggctggtcttgaactgtgGGGAATTGACCTAGGGACTGAGTCACTACTAATTCCAGCTTGGTGGCCCCCTGTCTCTAGAGTGTGGATGAAACAAAGGGGTTCTGCCTAGGGTTTGGGCTCTCCAGGGCTGCCATTGGTGCACTGCCCCCTCCCTATGCTGCATACCTTGCCCACAGCTGAGCAGCTGGGAGGCTATTTATAAAGGCGGTGAGATCAGCGGCAGAGGCTATAAATGCACTGGACACGGCTGAGCCCCACAGGAACAGTGGTCCAGTGCACCAGAGCTTTGGGCTGCGACACCAGGATGAGCGCCAGtgctggtggtagtggtggtgtggactgtggtggcagcagcagcagcaggtatGACCAGGCTGGGGAGACTGAGGTCCTTTGCTCCTTGTAAGCTCACTACCTGCATCCTCCCTTTTCACTCACAGCTCTCAGACTTCCTGTGGGCCTGAGTCCTCAGGCTCTGAATTAGCTCCAGTCACACCAGCACCTCGGTTGCTGCAGGGGCTCCTGGGTTCTGATGATGAGGAGCAGGAAGACCCCAAGGATTATTGCAAGGGTAAGGCCTGACCTTGGCTGCCATGTGGTCAGCCAGATTACTACTGCAGGGGCTCAGGGcagcctgggaggaagaaggTGCCCAGAGACTAGGGCCCTCGTGAGACAGATGATCAGCAGGACCAGGCTATCTTGAGGGATAGGGGAGAGAGATGTCCTACTCTGATCTATTGGCCTCCTTCTGCAGGTGGTTACTACCCAGTGAAGATAGGTGATTTGTTCAATGGGCGGTACCATGTGGTGCGCAAGCTAGGCTGGGGCCACTTCTCTACAGTCTGGCTCTGCTGGGATATTCAGTAAGTGGCTGGGATCTGCCTGTGGGTTTGGTTGAGCGCACCATGATGACCATGTGAGTCTGGCAAAGGCTGGCAGCCTATGAGGGTCTCCATTTTACAGGCGCAAGCGCTTCGTGGCCCTGAAAGTAGTGAAGAGCGCAGGGCATTACACAGAGACAGCTGTGGATGAGATCAAGCTCCTGAAATGTGTGAGGCACCTCCCCTACTGTTCCCGGCTTCTCGAACTGCCTTGGGCCTGGCAATGTGGATGCAGGGCCTGCTGGGGCCCTGCAGAGTGGGGCGGGGCTCCCAGAGGGGGCAGGTTCCAGCTGGCTCTGCCAAGTAAGAGGACCTGGAAGGCACAGACCTGAAAGAGGCAGCTGCCTCTCTTTAAGTGGGCCTCAGCTGGACTGAGAAAGGGGGCCAGAAGTGCTTCAGGGGAGCTGAGCAGCTGGTGAGGAGCAGGTTGGAGCCATCTGTGGCTCCTTGCCTTTTTGTTCCAGGTCCGGGACAGTGATCCTAGTGACCCCAAAAGAGAGACCATTGTTCAGCTCATTGATGACTTCAGGATCTCAGGAGTTAATGGAGTCCGTATCCTTTGAAGGATGAGCAA
Encoded here:
- the Plxnb3 gene encoding plexin-B3 isoform X5 translates to MLTDFLQAPVMAPWPLFSLHLLLLFLLLPPLTRAHRFSVHNTSFNHLVLEPGQGTLYVGAVNHLFQLSPELKMEAVAVTGPVIDSPDCVPFHDLAECPQAQLTDNANQLLLVSSRAQELVACGQVRQGVCEKRSLGDVAQVLYQAEDPGDGQFVAANTPGVTTVGLVVPLPGRDLLLVARGLAGKLSAGVPPLTVRQLAGPQPFSSEGLGRLVVGDFSDYNNSYVGAFSDTHFAYFVFRRRGARAQAEYRSYVARVCLGDVNLYSYVEVPLACHGQGLIQAAFLAPDTLLGAFAAGTSQAQAALCAFPLADLDKSMEQARRLCYTTGGQGPSGMEEATVEYGVTSRCITLPPDSPESYPCGDEHTPSPIAGRRPLEAQPLLQLGQPISAVAALQADGHTIAFLGDTQGQLHKVFLNSSQSQIYHSQQVGPPGSAISPDLLVDNSGNHLYVLTAQQVDRILVAACPQFPNCTTCLQARDPLCGWCILQGRCTRRGECGRAAQPNQWLWSYEDNYCLHIQSLLPAQRPRQEQGQVTLSVPRLPTLAMDEYFHCAFGDYDSLAQVEGPHVVCVTPPGDQVPPNPPGSDHVTLPLALMFEDVVVAATTFSFYDCTAVQALEVAAPCRTCVGSLWRCHWCPQSSHCVYGEHCPEGEKTVYSAQEVDIQVRGPGTCPQVEGLASPQLVPVGWESHLALHIQNLHYFRGLPALYYCWLELPGKLQKLPAFLEETSKDSGLIHCQAQQFHPSMSQRELPVPIYVTRGESQRLDNAHDLHVTLYDCAVGHPDCSHCQAANGSLSCLWCGDGQPSCRYGPLCPPDTVEQLCPTPTIDVIEPLTGPPEGGLAITILGSNLGQAFNDVQNAVTVAGQPCNPDASLYRISARIVCVISPAPNGTAGPVQVAIKSRPPGISTQHFIYQDPVLLSLSPQWGPQSGGTQLTIHGQYLQTGGNIRAFVGDQPCLIQEPVCPEAIICHTMPQAEPGEAVVLVVFGHVERKLLTTPFRYTTNPQLVAAEPSVSFRGGGRLIRVRGIGLDVVWQPLLSVWLEDEDQVKALGGQGQDVNPRRNCGAPAADPQGCIQLESGLLQCSTLCSVNSSSLLLCRSPAVPDGAIPKRVFFALDNMQVDFASASGGQGFLYQPNPRLVPLSHEGLTHPYRLKPGHVLDVEGEGLNLGISKEEVRVHIGDGECLVKTLTLTHLYCEPPHHAPQPANGSGTLPQFVVQMGNVRLALGPVQYEAEPTMATFPVEAQVGLGLGATVLIAAVLLLTLMYRHKSKQALRDYQKVLVQLENLETGVGDQCRKEFTDLMTEMTDLTSDLEASGIPFLDYRTYAERAFFPGHGGCPLQPELEGPGEEDRCATMHQGLTQLSNLLNSKLFLLTLIHTLEEQPNFSQRDRCHVASLLSLALHSKLEYLTDILRTLLGDLAAHYVHRNPKLMLRRTETMVEKLLTNWLSICLYDFLKEVAGEPLYMLFRAIKYQVDKGPVDAVTGKAKRTLNDSHLLREDVEFRPLTLMALVRPESCGVAGNSEVQRMPARVLDIDTITQVKEKMLDQVYKGTPFSQRPSVHSLDLEWRSGLAGHLTLSDEDLTSVTQNHWKRLNTLQHYKVPDGATVVLIPQLHNGDTVSQRLGQTGCPSGENIPMLEDGDEGGVRLWHLVKATEESEGAKVRHSSLRERERERAGAKAIPEIYLTRLLSMKRTLQKFVDDTFQAILSVNRPVPIAVKYLFDFLDELAEKHGIEDPETLHIWKTNSLLLRFWVNALKNPQLIFDVRVSDNEDAILAVIAQTFIDSCMVSEHKVGRDSPVNKLLYAREIPRYKQMVEKYYADIHQSSPASYQEMNSALAELSGNYTSAPHCLEALRELYNHIHRYYDQIISALEEDPVAQKMQLACRLQQIAALVENKVTDL
- the Plxnb3 gene encoding plexin-B3 isoform X1, with the translated sequence MVAPVMAPWPLFSLHLLLLFLLLPPLTRAHRFSVHNTSFNHLVLEPGQGTLYVGAVNHLFQLSPELKMEAVAVTGPVIDSPDCVPFHDLAECPQAQLTDNANQLLLVSSRAQELVACGQVRQGVCEKRSLGDVAQVLYQAEDPGDGQFVAANTPGVTTVGLVVPLPGRDLLLVARGLAGKLSAGVPPLTVRQLAGPQPFSSEGLGRLVVGDFSDYNNSYVGAFSDTHFAYFVFRRRGARAQAEYRSYVARVCLGDVNLYSYVEVPLACHGQGLIQAAFLAPDTLLGAFAAGTSQAQAALCAFPLADLDKSMEQARRLCYTTGGQGPSGMEEATVEYGVTSRCITLPPDSPESYPCGDEHTPSPIAGRRPLEAQPLLQLGQPISAVAALQADGHTIAFLGDTQGQLHKVFLNSSQSQIYHSQQVGPPGSAISPDLLVDNSGNHLYVLTAQQVDRILVAACPQFPNCTTCLQARDPLCGWCILQGRCTRRGECGRAAQPNQWLWSYEDNYCLHIQSLLPAQRPRQEQGQVTLSVPRLPTLAMDEYFHCAFGDYDSLAQVEGPHVVCVTPPGDQVPPNPPGSDHVTLPLALMFEDVVVAATTFSFYDCTAVQALEVAAPCRTCVGSLWRCHWCPQSSHCVYGEHCPEGEKTVYSAQEVDIQVRGPGTCPQVEGLASPQLVPVGWESHLALHIQNLHYFRGLPALYYCWLELPGKLQKLPAFLEETSKDSGLIHCQAQQFHPSMSQRELPVPIYVTRGESQRLDNAHDLHVTLYDCAVGHPDCSHCQAANGSLSCLWCGDGQPSCRYGPLCPPDTVEQLCPTPTIDVIEPLTGPPEGGLAITILGSNLGQAFNDVQNAVTVAGQPCNPDASLYRISARIVCVISPAPNGTAGPVQVAIKSRPPGISTQHFIYQDPVLLSLSPQWGPQSGGTQLTIHGQYLQTGGNIRAFVGDQPCLIQEPVCPEAIICHTMPQAEPGEAVVLVVFGHVERKLLTTPFRYTTNPQLVAAEPSVSFRGGGRLIRVRGIGLDVVWQPLLSVWLEDEDQVKALGGQGQDVNPRRNCGAPAADPQGCIQLESGLLQVSPLPPLAENRVIPRECLVRGQGRSPRPLTDLHFYPLQCSTLCSVNSSSLLLCRSPAVPDGAIPKRVFFALDNMQVDFASASGGQGFLYQPNPRLVPLSHEGLTHPYRLKPGHVLDVEGEGLNLGISKEEVRVHIGDGECLVKTLTLTHLYCEPPHHAPQPANGSGTLPQFVVQMGNVRLALGPVQYEAEPTMATFPVEAQVGLGLGATVLIAAVLLLTLMYRHKSKQALRDYQKVLVQLENLETGVGDQCRKEFTDLMTEMTDLTSDLEASGIPFLDYRTYAERAFFPGHGGCPLQPELEGPGEEDRCATMHQGLTQLSNLLNSKLFLLTLIHTLEEQPNFSQRDRCHVASLLSLALHSKLEYLTDILRTLLGDLAAHYVHRNPKLMLRRALGPPSHRTETMVEKLLTNWLSICLYDFLKEVAGEPLYMLFRAIKYQVDKGPVDAVTGKAKRTLNDSHLLREDVEFRPLTLMALVRPESCGVAGNSEVQRMPARVLDIDTITQVKEKMLDQVYKGTPFSQRPSVHSLDLEWRSGLAGHLTLSDEDLTSVTQNHWKRLNTLQHYKVPDGATVVLIPQLHNGDTVSQRLGQTGCPSGENIPMLEDGDEGGVRLWHLVKATEESEGAKVRHSSLRERERERAGAKAIPEIYLTRLLSMKRTLQKFVDDTFQAILSVNRPVPIAVKYLFDFLDELAEKHGIEDPETLHIWKTNSLLLRFWVNALKNPQLIFDVRVSDNEDAILAVIAQTFIDSCMVSEHKVGRDSPVNKLLYAREIPRYKQMVEKYYADIHQSSPASYQEMNSALAELSGNYTSAPHCLEALRELYNHIHRYYDQIISALEEDPVAQKMQLACRLQQIAALVENKVTDL